From Brochothrix thermosphacta DSM 20171 = FSL F6-1036, a single genomic window includes:
- the opp3b gene encoding oligopeptide ABC transporter permease, with product MARYILKRVLYMLITLFIIASATFFLMKFLPGTPFSAQEKLSATQKAAIIAHYGLDKPLMVQYWNYIVNLMQFDLGTSYQFQGQSVTALIMARISPSIQLGIQALVFGTVIGIILGCVAAIFQNTWADTTSTFIAIVGKSIPSFVFAALLQYFIAVKLGLLPVAFWNGPEYTILPTIALMMFPLAIAARYMRTELIDVLGSDYILLAKAKGNSAPAVAFKHAIRNALIPLITVLGPLAVGLMTGSMVIEQIYAIPGIGEQFVKAIQLNDYSVIMGTTLLYSALLVSVILITDILYGIIDPRIRLGGNKA from the coding sequence ATGGCAAGATATATTCTAAAACGTGTTCTATACATGTTAATCACACTTTTCATTATTGCATCAGCGACATTTTTCTTGATGAAGTTTTTACCAGGAACACCTTTCAGTGCGCAAGAGAAACTTTCAGCGACACAGAAAGCAGCTATTATTGCTCATTATGGTTTAGATAAACCATTGATGGTACAATATTGGAATTACATTGTGAACTTAATGCAGTTTGATTTAGGGACAAGTTACCAATTCCAAGGTCAAAGTGTAACAGCTCTGATTATGGCACGTATCTCGCCTTCAATTCAATTAGGTATTCAAGCGCTTGTATTTGGTACTGTTATTGGTATCATACTAGGATGTGTTGCAGCTATCTTCCAAAATACTTGGGCGGATACTACAAGTACATTTATCGCAATTGTAGGTAAATCAATTCCTTCATTTGTATTTGCCGCGCTATTACAGTATTTTATTGCTGTTAAATTAGGCTTATTACCAGTTGCATTTTGGAATGGACCAGAATACACCATTCTGCCAACAATTGCACTGATGATGTTCCCGTTAGCAATTGCCGCGAGGTATATGCGAACCGAACTAATCGATGTACTTGGATCTGATTATATCTTACTGGCAAAAGCAAAAGGTAACTCTGCACCAGCAGTTGCTTTTAAACATGCGATTCGTAATGCCTTAATTCCGCTTATTACGGTTTTAGGACCACTTGCAGTCGGTTTAATGACAGGCTCAATGGTTATTGAACAAATCTATGCGATACCAGGTATTGGTGAGCAATTTGTTAAAGCGATTCAATTAAATGACTACTCAGTAATTATGGGGACAACGCTGCTCTACTCTGCGCTGCTTGTATCTGTTATTTTAATCACTGATATTCTTTACGGAATCATTGATCCTAGAATTCGTTTAGGAGGAAATAAAGCATGA
- a CDS encoding histidine phosphatase family protein: MTKKLSLYFIRHGQTYLNKYGRMQGWSDAPLTPEGLENVKASGRGLSDVEFIAAYSSDLQRTVATANAMLTENKHAYGLQLEQRPEFRETFFGSFEGLDGKYAWGEIAAQRGLSNEQELFSQSSVREILNTTRAADPTGDAEDFQMFWSRVEQGFLDIINRHRAQGGNIFIVAHGVTIRNIIHELDPSITEQFVLDNASVSILSYEQGLFKAEKINDTSHFKK; this comes from the coding sequence ATGACTAAAAAATTATCTCTTTATTTTATACGTCACGGTCAAACATATTTAAATAAATATGGTCGAATGCAAGGATGGTCTGATGCTCCGCTTACACCGGAGGGATTGGAAAATGTTAAAGCAAGTGGAAGAGGACTCAGCGATGTTGAGTTTATTGCAGCCTATTCAAGCGACTTACAAAGAACAGTTGCGACTGCAAATGCAATGTTAACAGAAAATAAACATGCTTACGGTTTACAGTTAGAACAACGACCAGAATTTCGAGAAACATTTTTTGGTTCATTCGAAGGACTTGATGGGAAATATGCTTGGGGAGAAATAGCTGCACAACGCGGTTTATCTAATGAGCAAGAACTTTTTAGTCAATCATCTGTTCGAGAAATTCTCAATACAACACGTGCGGCAGATCCGACAGGTGATGCTGAAGATTTTCAAATGTTCTGGTCACGAGTAGAGCAAGGGTTTTTAGATATTATTAATCGTCATCGTGCTCAAGGTGGTAATATTTTTATTGTTGCACATGGTGTTACCATTCGAAATATTATCCATGAATTAGATCCATCGATAACGGAACAATTTGTGTTGGATAATGCGAGTGTTTCTATTTTAAGTTATGAACAAGGTTTATTTAAAGCTGAAAAAATTAACGATACATCACACTTTAAAAAATAA
- a CDS encoding GTP pyrophosphokinase, producing the protein MPPVEELKEWRQLLLWNQFALDEITTKLKILNEECQHLDEGNPIEHIKSRVKSIESISKKLERKGIPFTARSAREHIHDMAGVRVICAFTSDIDKIFTMLSQQTDVKVKKIKDYVGKPKANGYRSFHIIVEIPIFLKGGMELMEVEIQLRTIAMDFWASLEHKIYYKFDKEVPDGLIDELTKTANIVNELDDRMLTINNRIKES; encoded by the coding sequence ATGCCACCAGTAGAGGAACTTAAAGAATGGCGCCAATTACTATTGTGGAATCAATTCGCACTCGATGAAATTACAACAAAACTTAAAATTTTAAATGAGGAATGTCAACACTTAGATGAAGGGAACCCGATTGAGCACATTAAATCACGTGTGAAATCAATTGAAAGTATTTCTAAAAAACTTGAACGTAAAGGAATCCCGTTCACTGCCCGATCGGCACGTGAACACATTCATGATATGGCAGGTGTTAGAGTGATTTGTGCTTTTACTTCTGACATAGATAAAATTTTCACAATGTTGTCTCAACAAACTGATGTAAAAGTAAAGAAAATTAAAGATTATGTCGGTAAACCAAAAGCAAACGGCTATCGTAGCTTCCATATTATTGTTGAAATACCAATTTTCCTAAAGGGTGGTATGGAGTTGATGGAGGTTGAAATTCAGTTGCGAACAATCGCTATGGATTTTTGGGCAAGTCTCGAACATAAAATTTATTATAAATTTGATAAAGAAGTGCCAGATGGTTTGATTGATGAACTGACTAAAACAGCAAATATTGTCAATGAACTTGATGATAGAATGTTAACTATTAATAATCGTATTAAGGAATCATAA
- a CDS encoding ASCH domain-containing protein: protein MNDQSVENMWSTYKKDNPSIGDDYAAWPFGDSEKMADELSELVVKGIKTATASAYDLYEDDNALPYPGLLNVIVDGKGEAVAIIETTDVKVVYFEDVTAEFAYLEGEGDRSLEYWREAHRDYFIKELGSVDLPFTEKMGVVLETFKVVYK from the coding sequence ATGAACGATCAATCAGTTGAAAATATGTGGTCTACCTATAAAAAAGATAATCCATCGATTGGTGATGATTACGCAGCATGGCCGTTTGGTGATTCAGAAAAAATGGCTGATGAATTGAGTGAACTTGTAGTTAAGGGGATCAAAACAGCGACAGCATCTGCCTATGATCTTTATGAAGATGATAATGCATTACCTTATCCAGGTTTGTTGAATGTTATTGTTGATGGTAAAGGTGAAGCGGTTGCTATTATTGAAACAACAGATGTGAAGGTTGTTTATTTTGAAGATGTAACAGCGGAATTTGCTTATTTAGAAGGTGAAGGTGATCGTAGTTTAGAATATTGGCGTGAAGCACATCGCGATTATTTCATTAAAGAGCTTGGTAGTGTTGATTTGCCATTTACTGAAAAAATGGGTGTTGTGTTGGAGACATTTAAAGTCGTTTATAAATAA
- a CDS encoding NCS2 family permease, which yields MLDKFFKLKENGTTIKTEIIAGLTTFLAMAYILAVNPSLLEIAGMDKGAVFVATVLAAIVGTLFMGLFANFPIALAPGMGLNAFFAFTVAGAWGIPWQTALSGVFVSGVVFMLLTASGIREKIVNMIPGVMKYSVSAGIGLFIAFLGLQNAKIIVPNEATAVGLGDLHNGAVLLAVFGIVLSIVLVTAKVNGGIFIGMVATAVIGMITGVISTPTAIVGAVPDVSSTFGQAIINLPNIFTWQMLVVILTFFFVDFFDTAGTLVAVATQAGLVNEKNEIPRAGRALFADAAATTVGAVFGTSTTTAYVESASGASVGGRTGLTAVVVAIMFGVSIFFSPLLSVITSAVTAPALVIVGIMMLGNVRHIEWTKFEIATPAFFTIIMMVLTYSIAEGIAIGFIFYPITMLVAKRGKEVHPLMYVLMVLFILYFAFILQ from the coding sequence TTGTTAGACAAATTTTTTAAACTGAAAGAAAATGGCACAACAATTAAAACTGAAATTATAGCAGGGTTAACAACTTTTTTAGCGATGGCTTATATTTTAGCTGTCAATCCAAGTTTACTTGAAATCGCGGGGATGGATAAAGGTGCTGTGTTTGTAGCAACTGTATTAGCGGCAATCGTTGGAACGTTGTTTATGGGATTGTTTGCAAACTTTCCAATCGCTTTAGCTCCAGGTATGGGTCTGAATGCCTTTTTTGCTTTTACCGTAGCAGGTGCATGGGGCATTCCATGGCAAACGGCTTTATCAGGTGTTTTTGTTTCCGGTGTTGTTTTTATGTTATTAACAGCTTCAGGTATTCGCGAAAAAATTGTTAACATGATACCTGGCGTTATGAAATATTCAGTTTCAGCAGGAATTGGTTTGTTTATTGCCTTCCTAGGTTTACAAAATGCGAAAATTATCGTTCCAAATGAAGCGACAGCAGTAGGTCTAGGTGATCTACATAACGGTGCTGTGCTCTTAGCTGTTTTTGGTATTGTACTTTCTATTGTATTAGTAACGGCAAAAGTTAACGGTGGTATTTTTATCGGTATGGTAGCCACGGCTGTCATCGGTATGATTACAGGTGTAATTTCAACGCCAACAGCAATCGTGGGTGCGGTACCAGATGTTTCTTCGACATTTGGACAAGCGATTATTAATTTACCGAACATTTTCACTTGGCAAATGCTGGTAGTTATCCTAACGTTCTTCTTTGTTGATTTCTTTGATACAGCGGGAACATTAGTTGCAGTGGCTACACAAGCAGGTCTTGTTAATGAAAAAAATGAAATTCCACGTGCTGGGCGTGCATTATTTGCAGATGCAGCAGCAACAACAGTGGGTGCGGTGTTCGGTACTTCAACGACAACTGCTTATGTTGAATCAGCTTCTGGCGCATCGGTAGGTGGTCGAACAGGTTTAACGGCAGTTGTAGTTGCTATCATGTTTGGAGTCTCGATTTTCTTCTCGCCTTTATTATCAGTTATTACATCGGCAGTTACAGCGCCGGCATTGGTTATCGTAGGGATTATGATGTTAGGTAATGTTCGTCATATTGAATGGACGAAATTTGAAATTGCAACACCTGCTTTCTTTACAATCATCATGATGGTACTTACCTACAGTATTGCTGAAGGGATTGCAATTGGCTTTATTTTCTATCCGATTACAATGCTGGTAGCAAAACGAGGAAAAGAAGTACATCCATTAATGTATGTTTTGATGGTATTGTTTATTCTATATTTCGCGTTTATTCTACAATAG
- a CDS encoding AzlD domain-containing protein → MTTSWWFILVIIAAMVVTSIPRLVPFMLSSKFELPIIVIRWLNYVPICLFIALVISSIVTQEGSRGYHLSGVSIMATILTFLIAFKTKNLLITVIAGILFMFILRLLFG, encoded by the coding sequence ATGACAACTTCATGGTGGTTTATCTTGGTAATAATCGCAGCGATGGTAGTGACATCAATTCCGCGGTTAGTACCATTTATGTTATCCTCTAAATTCGAACTACCGATCATTGTGATTCGGTGGTTAAATTATGTGCCAATCTGTCTTTTTATCGCGCTCGTTATTAGCAGCATTGTGACGCAAGAAGGCTCTCGAGGCTATCATTTGAGTGGTGTGAGTATTATGGCCACTATTTTGACGTTCTTAATCGCATTTAAAACAAAAAATTTATTAATAACTGTAATTGCAGGTATCTTGTTTATGTTTATTTTACGCTTACTTTTCGGATAA
- a CDS encoding AzlC family ABC transporter permease gives MKAVEQPNYFKEGIIDCLPTLLGYISIGLACGIIGTASNLSVLEVTLLAIFVYAGAAQMVMTGLIAVGAPFFTIILTVAVVNIRFLLLSMTIAPHFKHESLLVRLGLGFLLTDESFGVAVIKYAKNRNEPLRKQWLMGLNITAYIVWIISCLVGALIGNWIKNPEVLGLDFALVAMFIALLVLQLELVERSKLRANLEAVATTFIGMFVFMAVMPSSLAVLVSTIIGAMMGVRREK, from the coding sequence ATGAAGGCAGTAGAACAGCCTAATTACTTTAAAGAAGGCATTATTGATTGTTTACCCACATTGTTGGGATATATAAGTATCGGTTTAGCATGTGGTATCATTGGAACCGCATCTAATTTAAGTGTTCTAGAAGTAACGTTGTTAGCGATTTTTGTTTATGCGGGTGCAGCTCAAATGGTGATGACGGGATTGATTGCTGTAGGTGCACCGTTTTTTACTATTATACTTACCGTTGCCGTTGTTAATATTCGTTTTTTGTTGTTAAGTATGACAATTGCTCCTCACTTTAAACATGAATCCCTATTGGTTCGTTTAGGACTAGGCTTTTTATTGACAGATGAATCATTCGGTGTGGCGGTTATTAAGTATGCAAAAAATCGTAATGAACCGCTTAGAAAACAGTGGCTGATGGGTTTAAATATTACAGCTTATATTGTTTGGATTATTTCTTGTCTTGTAGGTGCTCTAATAGGTAATTGGATTAAAAATCCTGAAGTGTTAGGATTGGATTTTGCTTTAGTAGCAATGTTTATAGCGTTGTTAGTTTTACAGTTAGAACTTGTTGAACGTAGCAAGTTACGCGCTAATTTAGAGGCTGTTGCCACAACGTTTATTGGAATGTTTGTTTTTATGGCAGTGATGCCAAGTAGTTTAGCAGTATTAGTAAGCACGATTATTGGTGCGATGATGGGAGTGAGAAGAGAAAAATGA
- a CDS encoding permease yields MFQSLPHSFLQMNTIFISILIEALPFVLIGAFISGFIQSFLSEKFIARIIPKNKFLGVLFGSSLGVAFPSCECGIVPIVHRLNKKGVPIHTGVAFMLTAPIVNPIVVMSTYIAFGNTWEIPILRVVGSLVVSIVVGTLIAYFYKGEGLRKVVEKKLNAKEHGHTGHHHHHSSSQKETIGQKLWHASQHSVDEFFTVGKYLVFGSLLAAAMQVYVKTSILTTLGDNKLMAILVMIVLAFLLSLCSEADAFIAASFRGLFPQSAIVAFLVFGPMIDFKNILMMINAFKTKLTAYIVVSTTVVTIIYALVI; encoded by the coding sequence TTGTTCCAATCACTCCCCCATTCATTTTTACAAATGAATACTATCTTCATCTCCATTTTAATTGAGGCACTCCCTTTCGTTTTAATTGGTGCTTTTATATCTGGTTTTATACAATCTTTTTTATCTGAAAAATTTATCGCACGAATTATACCTAAAAATAAATTCTTAGGTGTTCTGTTTGGCTCTTCACTTGGCGTCGCTTTTCCTTCTTGTGAATGCGGCATCGTACCTATTGTGCATCGTCTTAACAAAAAAGGCGTGCCCATTCACACAGGTGTAGCTTTCATGTTAACAGCACCTATTGTTAATCCCATCGTTGTCATGTCAACTTATATTGCATTTGGTAATACTTGGGAAATCCCTATACTGCGTGTAGTAGGTAGTCTTGTTGTTTCAATCGTAGTCGGAACGTTAATTGCCTATTTTTACAAAGGTGAAGGTCTTCGAAAGGTTGTAGAAAAAAAATTAAATGCTAAAGAACATGGCCATACAGGCCATCATCACCATCACTCTTCATCTCAAAAAGAAACAATCGGGCAAAAATTATGGCATGCTTCACAACATTCTGTCGATGAATTTTTCACTGTTGGTAAATACCTCGTATTCGGTTCGCTTCTTGCCGCAGCCATGCAAGTCTATGTTAAGACATCCATTTTAACAACTCTTGGCGACAACAAATTAATGGCCATCCTAGTAATGATTGTCTTAGCATTCCTATTATCACTTTGCTCTGAAGCCGATGCTTTTATTGCCGCATCATTCCGCGGATTGTTTCCACAATCGGCAATTGTTGCATTCCTAGTGTTTGGTCCAATGATTGATTTCAAAAATATTTTAATGATGATCAATGCTTTCAAGACAAAACTCACAGCATACATTGTCGTTTCTACCACTGTAGTAACAATTATATACGCTCTTGTAATATAG
- a CDS encoding TIGR03943 family putative permease subunit: MFRVFILYGYAGLMTYLHVSGNLNQYINMNYAYLSLIALFGSLLLGTIQLIMVFRDEDAAAHKHQTPLTHGPDEHVHLGENTWWKKVLVYSLLFYPLLAGFTFPKASLDSNIVSAKGFKFPTNEDAVGDSFVRNQYLKPDTSFYYNKEDYEATMNKDLKPYLKQDTIVLDEKNYLTVMELIYDYPEIFEGKKLTINGFAYVDNKVKSAKNQMFLFRFGVIHCIADSGVFGMLLNLPDDKTYKDDTWLSVTGVIGTEFYAPFKQSIPTLKVEKLSEIKTPKDKYVYRDYY; encoded by the coding sequence ATGTTTCGTGTTTTTATTTTATATGGTTACGCCGGTTTAATGACATATTTACATGTTAGTGGTAATTTGAACCAATATATCAATATGAATTATGCCTATCTAAGTTTAATTGCACTTTTTGGTTCTTTATTGCTTGGAACAATCCAATTAATTATGGTTTTTAGAGATGAGGATGCCGCCGCTCATAAACACCAAACACCTCTAACTCATGGCCCTGATGAACATGTTCATTTAGGCGAGAATACGTGGTGGAAAAAAGTATTGGTTTATTCCTTACTATTTTATCCATTATTAGCAGGTTTCACTTTTCCTAAAGCTTCATTGGATTCAAATATAGTATCGGCAAAAGGTTTTAAATTTCCCACTAATGAGGATGCCGTTGGTGATTCGTTCGTGCGTAATCAATACCTCAAACCTGATACAAGTTTTTACTATAATAAAGAAGATTATGAAGCGACAATGAACAAAGATCTCAAACCGTATTTAAAACAGGACACCATTGTTTTAGACGAGAAAAACTATCTAACAGTTATGGAATTGATATATGATTATCCCGAAATATTTGAAGGGAAAAAATTGACTATCAACGGATTTGCTTATGTTGATAACAAAGTAAAATCTGCCAAAAATCAGATGTTCTTATTCCGTTTTGGTGTTATACATTGTATTGCTGATTCAGGAGTATTTGGAATGTTACTAAATCTTCCTGATGATAAAACATATAAAGATGACACCTGGCTTAGCGTAACAGGCGTTATTGGCACAGAATTTTATGCACCTTTCAAACAAAGCATCCCAACATTGAAAGTTGAAAAACTATCTGAAATTAAAACGCCGAAAGATAAATACGTTTATCGGGACTATTACTAG
- a CDS encoding DUF1516 family protein — protein sequence MFKTFLSIHASSWAVLVVLLIVTAILYSNNKIKVGTITHMILRLMYIIMLVTGIGMLSLAIQNSGMTSFTWTFLGKAVLAILMIGVTEMLLVRIKKQKTSMKMWIIDSILLIAVLGIGFSF from the coding sequence ATGTTTAAAACTTTTTTATCTATTCATGCTTCATCTTGGGCAGTATTAGTGGTATTACTTATCGTTACAGCGATTCTCTACAGCAATAATAAAATTAAGGTCGGCACAATTACACACATGATTTTACGTTTAATGTATATCATAATGCTTGTTACTGGAATTGGAATGCTCTCATTAGCCATTCAAAACAGTGGCATGACCAGCTTTACTTGGACATTTTTAGGCAAGGCAGTCCTTGCGATTTTAATGATTGGTGTAACAGAAATGTTATTAGTTCGCATTAAAAAACAAAAAACCAGCATGAAAATGTGGATTATTGACAGCATCTTACTCATCGCTGTATTAGGAATCGGTTTTTCGTTTTAA
- a CDS encoding phosphate ABC transporter substrate-binding protein PstS family protein: MKKTIGFMAIAMSASLVLAACGNGGASSDSDKESKDLSGTITAVGSSALQPLAEEAGKAFTKENSKVTVNVQGGGSGQGLSQIAAGTVDVGNSDVFAEEKEGVPTDKIKDNKVAVVGMGPIVNKDTGVKDISKEQLIGIFTGKIKNWKEVGGKDLEITVINRAEGSGTRATFEKWGLDGKDSVKAQEQDNSGTVRQMVGKTPGAISYLAFSYFDDSVTALTVDKVEPTEANVQTNDWKIWAYEHMYTKKDANAQTKAFIKFMLSDEIQKGAVSDLGYSSVNAMKVERSVDGKVTDK; this comes from the coding sequence ATGAAAAAAACAATCGGCTTTATGGCTATAGCAATGAGTGCAAGTTTAGTATTGGCAGCATGTGGTAATGGAGGGGCTTCATCAGATTCAGATAAAGAGAGTAAAGATCTTTCAGGAACAATCACGGCTGTTGGTTCGTCAGCGCTACAACCTTTAGCAGAAGAAGCTGGGAAAGCATTTACTAAAGAAAATAGTAAAGTGACGGTTAATGTTCAAGGTGGCGGTAGTGGTCAAGGACTTAGTCAAATCGCAGCTGGTACAGTCGATGTTGGTAATTCAGATGTTTTCGCTGAAGAAAAAGAAGGTGTTCCAACTGATAAAATTAAAGATAATAAAGTAGCGGTCGTTGGAATGGGGCCAATCGTAAATAAAGATACTGGCGTGAAAGATATCTCTAAAGAACAACTTATCGGTATCTTTACAGGTAAAATTAAAAACTGGAAAGAAGTCGGTGGAAAAGATTTAGAGATTACTGTTATCAACCGTGCTGAGGGTTCAGGAACACGTGCAACTTTCGAAAAATGGGGACTTGATGGTAAAGACTCTGTCAAAGCACAAGAACAAGATAACTCAGGTACTGTTCGTCAAATGGTTGGAAAAACACCGGGTGCAATTAGCTACCTAGCATTCTCGTACTTCGATGATTCAGTAACTGCTCTTACAGTCGATAAAGTAGAACCAACCGAAGCTAATGTTCAAACAAACGATTGGAAAATTTGGGCTTACGAACACATGTACACCAAAAAAGATGCAAATGCACAAACAAAAGCTTTCATCAAATTTATGTTATCTGATGAAATTCAAAAAGGTGCTGTATCTGACTTAGGTTACTCATCAGTTAACGCAATGAAAGTTGAACGTTCAGTAGATGGTAAAGTAACAGATAAGTAA